One Candidatus Paceibacterota bacterium genomic region harbors:
- a CDS encoding CapA family protein gives MQRQHLLTTSIVAILALAIGFGLSGLLFRGSDISGKDLLMTNSAKLANFAGLGKLTYRDSLPPKTGHAAIIDLDKNDITLYEGGLISDTYALVSTGAIGSPWETPAGRYKVLVKEISHSSPLAKMNFPDAVQIFGNTFIHGDPYKTKPGDSPKNTFGSIHLKSADAAAVYRFLSTGDVVIVKTKKESTFVSVERLASIGALIPAYTAVPKSVLRLNSLSYYIADLDTGEVIMNRDEDKTRSIASISKLFTTLVATEDYSKDNVVQVSQRALTTLGTEGELFVGERMGVNDALYPLLLESSNDMAEAIAESFGRDQFIAKMNEKAKTLKLAHTSFGDPSGLSSHNVSSAKDLFTLAQYLYKFRPDVLNIAKTYSYTLKSPEGAARHVWTNHNKFVLAKDDRYIGGKTGYIDESGLTSVSLFSLPLAEFSKKNIGIVLLNSANRDRDNKLILNQLYDSLVYDKGVTLRTVAKIPTESLFANEDAKDRASLIFLGTIALPKNTLPKSSTDFMKYFANSGFLKDSNVGITSIIGPVSDVGYDLGSHPSFKAPSGFAKTLHDAGVTVASLATSHAGDWGRGAIGDTVTTLASAGVTPVGIGRDATEAGVLRTQTVSGMTVGFLNVAIGAPAWLSSPSNVPVINSIDPADISSFLETVRNSAAKVQFLAVIYNANAGAESIDEVGASVFAKSLIDAGAKIVIGVGPHEVGSIERYKDGVIAYSLGDFIYDPALLTKPFQGIALEVLLQGGEIIETNGAIVKADERGIPYLSEDDL, from the coding sequence ATGCAACGACAACATCTGCTCACAACTAGTATCGTTGCTATATTGGCGCTCGCTATCGGCTTCGGCCTTTCTGGATTATTGTTTCGCGGTAGTGATATATCGGGTAAGGATCTGCTCATGACGAACAGCGCCAAGCTTGCCAACTTCGCCGGACTTGGCAAACTCACTTATCGCGATTCTTTGCCACCGAAGACGGGGCATGCCGCGATAATCGATCTCGACAAGAATGATATTACGCTTTACGAGGGCGGCCTCATCAGTGACACCTACGCACTTGTCTCTACTGGCGCCATCGGCTCGCCATGGGAGACTCCGGCCGGACGATATAAGGTGCTCGTTAAAGAAATCTCTCATTCGTCTCCGCTCGCCAAGATGAATTTCCCCGATGCGGTGCAGATATTCGGCAACACCTTCATCCATGGTGACCCATACAAAACAAAGCCTGGTGACAGCCCTAAAAACACGTTCGGGTCGATACATCTCAAATCGGCTGATGCTGCGGCCGTATATCGCTTCTTGAGCACCGGAGACGTGGTGATAGTAAAGACAAAAAAGGAGTCAACCTTCGTCTCCGTCGAACGCTTGGCTTCTATCGGTGCGCTCATTCCGGCTTACACAGCCGTTCCAAAGTCGGTCTTGCGCCTAAACTCGCTCTCCTATTACATCGCCGACTTGGATACCGGCGAGGTAATTATGAATCGCGATGAAGACAAAACACGTTCGATAGCGTCAATTTCTAAATTATTCACGACACTTGTCGCGACAGAAGACTATTCTAAAGATAACGTGGTGCAGGTGAGCCAACGCGCGCTAACGACGCTCGGTACCGAAGGAGAACTATTTGTCGGCGAACGTATGGGCGTAAACGACGCGCTTTACCCGCTTCTCTTGGAATCATCGAACGACATGGCCGAGGCCATTGCAGAGTCGTTTGGCCGCGACCAGTTCATCGCCAAGATGAATGAGAAGGCAAAGACGCTCAAGCTTGCGCATACTTCATTCGGCGACCCATCGGGGCTATCGTCTCACAACGTCTCTTCGGCCAAAGATCTTTTCACTCTTGCACAATATCTCTACAAATTCCGCCCCGATGTACTGAACATTGCGAAGACCTATAGCTACACGCTCAAGAGTCCTGAAGGTGCGGCGCGACATGTTTGGACCAATCATAATAAATTCGTTCTGGCCAAAGATGACAGATATATTGGCGGCAAGACTGGCTATATCGATGAGTCGGGGCTGACCTCGGTCTCGTTATTTTCATTACCCTTGGCAGAATTCAGTAAGAAGAACATCGGCATCGTCCTTTTGAATAGTGCCAACCGCGACCGCGATAATAAACTAATTCTCAATCAGCTTTATGATAGCTTGGTGTACGACAAGGGTGTCACTCTGCGCACGGTGGCTAAAATTCCGACCGAATCACTCTTCGCCAATGAAGATGCAAAGGATCGCGCCTCTCTGATCTTCCTCGGCACGATAGCGTTACCGAAAAATACATTGCCGAAGAGTTCAACTGACTTCATGAAATATTTTGCGAACAGCGGATTTCTAAAAGACTCAAATGTGGGAATAACTTCGATAATCGGTCCGGTCTCTGACGTTGGCTATGATCTCGGGAGTCACCCGTCTTTTAAAGCGCCATCCGGTTTTGCCAAGACGCTTCACGATGCCGGCGTTACTGTCGCATCGCTCGCAACCAGCCACGCGGGTGATTGGGGCAGGGGGGCGATTGGCGATACTGTCACGACACTGGCTAGCGCCGGAGTAACGCCGGTCGGTATCGGCAGAGACGCAACCGAGGCCGGCGTCTTGCGGACACAGACCGTAAGCGGTATGACCGTCGGATTTTTGAATGTCGCCATTGGCGCGCCGGCTTGGCTTTCGTCACCCTCGAATGTTCCGGTTATAAATTCAATCGATCCGGCGGACATTTCTTCGTTTCTCGAGACTGTTCGCAATTCGGCCGCAAAAGTACAATTCCTCGCGGTTATCTATAATGCGAACGCAGGCGCCGAGAGTATCGATGAAGTTGGTGCCAGCGTATTTGCCAAGAGCCTCATTGATGCCGGTGCGAAGATAGTGATAGGCGTCGGCCCGCACGAGGTCGGCAGTATCGAAAGGTACAAAGACGGCGTCATCGCCTATAGCCTTGGCGACTTCATTTATGACCCGGCGCTCCTCACTAAGCCGTTCCAGGGGATAGCGCTCGAAGTCCTCCTCCAAGGAGGCGAAATAATAGAAACCAACGGCGCCATAGTCAAGGCTGACGAGCGCGGGATCCCGTATCTGTCGGAAGACGACCTGTAA
- a CDS encoding tRNA-dihydrouridine synthase, which translates to MSFWTKLPKPFFALAPMADVTDAAFRQIVAKYSFPLEKRSLERSSDLLGLRLGQTISKHPFPQGETVFWTEQVSCDGLVHEKAREKLLLDLRYSEGERPIVAQFFGSKPENFYYCAKLASELGFDGVDINMGCPDKSVNKQKAGADLINNPELAREVIEAAKEGAMSASRRIPVSVKTRIGYNSIITEKWISEIIKSEPAAITIHGRTKKEMSKVPAHWDEIAKAAKLIHAAVNPPAGGILCIGNGDVRNMNEAKTMAEKYCVDGVMIGRGIFGNPWLFNPKVSREDLPYEERAKVMLEHAGLFEKLYKGIKPFAVMRKHFGSYMAGHIHAKELKIALMQTESSQDVEAVLRQHKLVI; encoded by the coding sequence ATGTCTTTCTGGACTAAATTACCTAAACCTTTCTTTGCATTGGCCCCAATGGCTGATGTCACCGACGCGGCATTTCGGCAAATAGTGGCAAAATATAGTTTTCCTCTCGAAAAGAGGTCTTTGGAAAGGTCCTCGGATCTCCTCGGCTTGCGCCTCGGCCAGACCATTTCCAAACACCCTTTTCCTCAAGGCGAAACTGTATTTTGGACCGAGCAAGTATCCTGCGACGGTCTTGTACATGAAAAGGCAAGAGAAAAATTACTTTTGGATTTGCGATACAGCGAAGGCGAGCGGCCGATAGTGGCGCAGTTTTTCGGTTCGAAACCGGAGAACTTTTATTATTGTGCAAAATTGGCGAGTGAGCTTGGCTTCGACGGTGTGGACATCAATATGGGTTGCCCGGACAAGTCTGTGAATAAGCAGAAAGCCGGCGCGGATTTGATAAATAACCCGGAACTTGCGCGTGAAGTTATTGAAGCGGCGAAGGAGGGCGCGATGTCCGCCAGCCGGCGGATACCGGTGTCGGTTAAGACCCGCATAGGTTATAACAGTATTATTACAGAAAAATGGATAAGTGAAATTATAAAGTCAGAACCGGCAGCAATCACTATTCACGGGCGGACAAAGAAAGAGATGTCGAAAGTGCCGGCGCATTGGGATGAAATTGCCAAGGCGGCAAAATTAATTCATGCGGCGGTAAATCCGCCAGCTGGCGGAATTTTATGCATCGGCAACGGTGATGTAAGAAACATGAACGAGGCCAAAACAATGGCCGAGAAATATTGCGTAGACGGCGTAATGATCGGGCGTGGCATATTCGGTAATCCGTGGCTGTTTAATCCGAAAGTTTCGCGCGAGGATTTGCCTTATGAAGAACGCGCGAAAGTAATGCTTGAGCATGCCGGACTCTTCGAAAAATTGTATAAAGGCATAAAGCCATTTGCTGTTATGCGTAAACACTTCGGCTCGTACATGGCAGGGCACATACACGCTAAAGAACTAAAAATTGCGCTTATGCAAACAGAAAGTTCTCAAGATGTCGAAGCTGTTTTGAGGCAACATAAACTTGTGATATAG
- a CDS encoding M1 family metallopeptidase, with protein sequence MQKNKAKSVRLSSNVSPSRYRLMIHPSHNHKTFKGEETIELALAKPTKAITLHSADLTISSVFLSQKKSRQEGIVSYDPAEETATFTFAKAVQGKCELELAFNGKITEKLAGFYRSTYEHEGEKRTLATTQFEPVDARRAFPCFDEPSQKAIFDITLMVPKGQIAISNTYEIDREIETPLLRGGAGEGLYEIVKFAPTPRMSTYLVAFIVGNFDYVEAKTKGGVRVRIFATPGKKHQSEYALDTTVKILEFYTDYFGIKYPLPVLDLIAVPDFPVGAMENWGAITYRETGLLVDPDHSSAAAKQRVTLVIAHELAHQWFGNLVTMEWWTQLWLNEGFASWIEFLAMNHIHPEWNMWEQFHTMDKAEALHLDALASTHPIEVPVHHPKEISSLFDAVSYHKGASVIHMLHAFLGPKTFQKGLQHYLKKHSYKNTVTKDLWDSLTKVSGVNVAKLMTNWIGEPGYPIVSASLKSDKIVLSQERFFSNPKSATKKNAVWQIPVLIEQAGKKQLEKTLLTKKQAQVLVGASADWTLVNAGQAGFFRTAYSKELLAKLYEPIRNKELSPIDRLSILSDAFASTRACRISTYTVLDLLAAYEHEDNYNVWSEIAGVIGAVDLMLHGNPLQKKLRAYARNLFATVMDTLGYQPKKDDSHSTSLLRSLTFGQLGRYGHTATVEHAEKLFDAHVASGAEIYPDLRAGVYQTVALHGNVKEYEQMLALWHKESMQEEKQRLAIALGFFRDSALALRTLDFSMSDMVRPQDSRTVQAGVIANPEASEVLWRWTEKNWGLLYDRFSHTGSLFNFMALGFFGHFQTKEQVKAAKLFWNKNKNKQKGAERPFAQAIESVEGRLLWHKKAQKDVEKFLKNL encoded by the coding sequence ATGCAAAAAAATAAAGCAAAATCAGTACGTTTATCGTCAAATGTAAGCCCAAGCCGTTACCGTCTTATGATCCACCCGAGCCACAATCATAAGACGTTTAAGGGCGAAGAAACTATCGAGCTTGCGCTTGCAAAACCAACAAAAGCTATAACTTTGCACTCTGCTGATCTGACGATAAGCTCTGTTTTTCTGTCTCAAAAAAAGAGCAGACAAGAAGGTATTGTGTCGTACGACCCGGCAGAAGAGACAGCAACCTTTACGTTTGCAAAAGCAGTACAAGGGAAGTGCGAGCTCGAACTCGCCTTCAATGGTAAAATCACAGAGAAGCTCGCCGGATTCTATCGCAGTACCTACGAACATGAGGGCGAGAAGCGCACGTTGGCTACGACTCAATTCGAGCCTGTAGATGCTCGCCGTGCCTTCCCATGCTTCGATGAGCCTTCGCAGAAGGCAATCTTCGATATTACTTTGATGGTGCCGAAGGGGCAGATTGCAATTTCGAATACCTACGAGATTGACCGAGAAATAGAAACCCCTCTCCTTCGGGGAGGGGCAGGGGAGGGGCTGTACGAAATCGTCAAGTTCGCGCCGACGCCGAGGATGTCGACCTATCTCGTCGCCTTTATTGTCGGTAACTTTGATTACGTTGAAGCGAAGACGAAGGGCGGGGTGCGTGTAAGAATTTTTGCGACACCCGGCAAGAAGCATCAGTCAGAGTATGCGCTCGACACAACAGTCAAGATATTAGAATTTTACACCGATTATTTTGGCATAAAATACCCGTTGCCGGTACTCGACCTCATCGCTGTGCCCGACTTTCCCGTCGGGGCTATGGAGAATTGGGGCGCTATAACATATCGCGAGACCGGCTTGCTCGTCGATCCGGATCATTCATCTGCGGCGGCAAAGCAGAGAGTTACGCTCGTAATTGCGCACGAGCTGGCGCACCAATGGTTCGGCAACCTTGTTACTATGGAGTGGTGGACCCAGCTCTGGCTTAATGAAGGCTTCGCCTCGTGGATTGAATTCCTCGCGATGAATCATATTCATCCAGAATGGAATATGTGGGAACAGTTCCACACCATGGACAAGGCGGAAGCTTTGCATTTGGACGCACTTGCCTCGACTCACCCGATTGAAGTCCCGGTACATCATCCTAAGGAGATCTCTTCGCTTTTCGATGCGGTGAGCTATCACAAGGGCGCCTCGGTGATTCATATGCTCCACGCCTTCCTCGGGCCGAAGACGTTCCAAAAAGGTCTGCAACATTATCTCAAAAAACATTCGTACAAAAATACAGTGACGAAAGATTTGTGGGATTCGCTCACTAAAGTATCGGGTGTCAATGTGGCGAAACTCATGACGAATTGGATCGGCGAGCCAGGCTACCCGATTGTTTCTGCCTCTCTTAAGTCTGATAAAATAGTGCTTTCGCAAGAAAGGTTCTTCTCGAATCCAAAATCAGCAACAAAGAAGAATGCAGTCTGGCAGATTCCGGTACTTATCGAGCAGGCAGGGAAGAAGCAACTCGAGAAAACTTTATTGACCAAGAAACAAGCCCAAGTCTTAGTCGGTGCATCAGCCGACTGGACACTTGTTAATGCCGGCCAGGCCGGGTTCTTTCGTACCGCATACAGCAAAGAACTCCTTGCGAAACTATATGAACCTATTCGAAACAAGGAGCTTTCGCCCATCGACCGCTTGAGTATCTTGAGCGATGCATTCGCCTCTACTCGGGCCTGCCGGATATCGACATATACAGTGCTTGATTTGCTTGCCGCCTACGAGCATGAAGATAATTATAATGTCTGGTCGGAAATCGCCGGTGTCATCGGCGCGGTAGACCTTATGTTGCACGGCAATCCATTGCAAAAAAAGTTGCGTGCCTACGCGAGAAATTTGTTCGCTACAGTGATGGACACGTTGGGTTACCAGCCCAAAAAAGACGACAGCCATAGTACCTCGCTCCTGCGCTCGCTTACCTTTGGCCAACTCGGCCGGTATGGGCATACGGCAACTGTCGAGCATGCAGAGAAGCTCTTCGACGCGCATGTGGCATCGGGCGCAGAAATATATCCCGACCTGCGTGCGGGCGTCTATCAGACCGTCGCCTTGCACGGCAATGTGAAAGAGTACGAGCAGATGCTCGCCTTATGGCATAAAGAAAGCATGCAAGAAGAGAAGCAGAGATTGGCTATCGCACTTGGGTTCTTCCGCGACTCCGCGTTGGCATTGCGCACGCTTGATTTCTCTATGTCTGACATGGTGCGCCCGCAAGATTCGCGTACGGTGCAAGCGGGCGTCATTGCGAACCCTGAAGCGAGTGAAGTATTGTGGCGCTGGACAGAGAAGAATTGGGGACTGCTTTATGATAGATTCTCGCACACCGGCAGTTTGTTTAACTTTATGGCATTAGGCTTCTTCGGCCATTTCCAAACCAAAGAACAAGTAAAAGCCGCTAAATTATTCTGGAATAAAAACAAAAACAAACAAAAAGGCGCCGAGAGGCCATTCGCCCAAGCAATTGAGAGTGTAGAAGGTCGCCTCTTGTGGCACAAAAAAGCGCAAAAAGACGTCGAGAAGTTCTTGAAGAATCTTTAA
- a CDS encoding ATP-dependent Clp protease ATP-binding subunit, translating into MNAYTLMTAKSLAGLDSILTNKSRKILLIATKIFMIVGILFLAYAHYFISVPSIAVRLLGVLALLLVLWICLILLDAYERSYDSDHEPYWIEAYIIANRGRYENDYLRAYVESRAGYEVLLRLGMEAAAINSLAQAPRLASASPFTPSDEALCSFKTFSRELFLAEVALRDVLFNVAAGEKEFTGTVALVMDQENVRRQKERWWTAENLGSIKSIGKDWAYGDTFRLDRYSEDITRTRKGIMDRVKSDMHEAEISRIEVALSRADETNVFLVGHPGAGVVDIINGLADKILTGKTTAQLAHKRTVRFHGVALVSGSKAKDVFETEFQLTIKEAIHAGNILLIFDDFAAFYSSAQALGSDVTALLAPVLASSAIQIIALSDAANFHKLFESNQSLMSKFEKISIDEPNHDAVVALIARMGADIEDKSGLTFTYPALVSIVECAEQYITDGIMPDKAVDLLMDLSSTLVRDHDFFVSKEDVLQFVKLKTKIPVGAIGMDEQSKLEHLEEYLHQRVIGQEQAIKAVADALRRVRSGIKNPNRPIGTFLFLGPTGVGKTETAKALAGAYFGDESSMMRLDMNQYKESDAIDRLIGSFSLGKPGVMSSMIRDKKYGVLLLDEFEKASNNVKDLFLQVLDEGVFADASGEKVNARNVIFIATSNAGSDDIFKIVESGGNLAEHKEELTNALVANGTLKPELMNRFDGTIFFEPLSKENITKIAEMLLKKLQARLREKGIDFVINQAVLDSVVLIGYDPKFGARPMNRAIQDKVEGLIARKIIAGELPAGSKIELTATDLA; encoded by the coding sequence ATGAATGCATACACATTAATGACCGCCAAATCGCTTGCTGGTCTCGACAGCATCTTGACCAATAAGTCGCGCAAAATTCTTCTTATTGCTACCAAGATTTTCATGATTGTCGGTATTCTTTTCTTGGCGTATGCCCACTATTTCATCTCTGTGCCGAGTATCGCTGTGCGCCTCCTCGGAGTCCTCGCGCTTTTGCTGGTTCTGTGGATTTGCCTAATCTTGCTTGATGCATATGAGCGTTCCTACGACTCCGACCATGAGCCCTACTGGATAGAGGCTTACATTATCGCAAATCGAGGAAGATATGAGAACGATTACCTCCGCGCTTACGTCGAATCTCGCGCGGGCTACGAAGTATTGCTCCGTCTCGGTATGGAGGCGGCGGCGATAAATTCGCTGGCACAAGCACCGCGCTTGGCTTCTGCCTCGCCATTTACACCTTCGGACGAGGCACTTTGTTCATTTAAGACATTCTCGCGCGAATTGTTCTTGGCCGAAGTGGCTTTGCGCGACGTGTTATTTAATGTTGCAGCAGGCGAGAAAGAGTTTACCGGCACTGTCGCCCTTGTAATGGATCAAGAGAATGTACGCCGGCAGAAGGAGCGCTGGTGGACAGCAGAGAATCTCGGCAGTATAAAAAGTATCGGCAAAGATTGGGCCTATGGGGACACCTTTCGGCTCGATCGCTATAGTGAGGACATTACCCGCACGCGCAAGGGGATAATGGACCGCGTAAAGAGCGATATGCACGAGGCTGAAATCAGCCGCATCGAGGTGGCGCTCTCGCGCGCGGATGAGACTAATGTATTCTTGGTTGGCCATCCCGGGGCAGGGGTCGTGGATATTATAAATGGTCTGGCCGACAAGATTTTGACCGGTAAAACAACGGCTCAGCTCGCCCATAAACGTACCGTTCGCTTCCATGGTGTCGCTCTTGTCTCCGGCTCAAAAGCCAAAGACGTCTTCGAGACGGAGTTCCAGCTAACAATCAAAGAAGCCATTCACGCCGGTAATATTCTACTTATCTTCGACGACTTTGCCGCCTTTTATAGTTCCGCGCAAGCTTTGGGTTCAGACGTTACAGCCTTGCTTGCTCCCGTCCTTGCGTCTTCTGCAATCCAGATTATCGCGCTCTCCGACGCAGCGAATTTCCATAAGCTTTTTGAATCCAATCAATCGCTCATGTCAAAGTTCGAGAAGATAAGTATCGACGAACCTAATCACGATGCTGTTGTTGCACTAATCGCGCGCATGGGTGCCGACATCGAAGACAAGAGCGGGCTAACTTTTACATATCCGGCACTCGTGTCTATCGTGGAATGTGCCGAGCAGTATATTACGGACGGCATTATGCCGGACAAGGCCGTTGACCTGCTCATGGACTTATCATCAACTCTCGTACGCGACCATGATTTTTTCGTCTCTAAAGAAGATGTGCTCCAGTTCGTGAAATTAAAAACAAAAATTCCTGTCGGCGCGATTGGCATGGATGAACAAAGCAAGCTGGAACATCTCGAGGAATATTTACATCAGCGCGTAATCGGCCAAGAACAAGCGATTAAGGCAGTGGCTGACGCACTTCGTCGTGTTCGTAGCGGTATCAAGAATCCAAATCGCCCCATCGGCACCTTCCTCTTCTTGGGGCCGACCGGCGTGGGTAAGACCGAGACGGCAAAAGCCTTGGCCGGCGCCTACTTCGGCGACGAGTCGAGTATGATGCGTCTCGACATGAATCAGTACAAAGAATCGGACGCCATCGACCGCCTGATCGGCTCCTTCAGCCTCGGCAAGCCGGGCGTGATGTCATCTATGATTCGCGACAAGAAATACGGCGTACTTTTACTGGATGAATTTGAGAAAGCGTCGAATAATGTAAAAGACTTGTTCCTGCAAGTGCTGGATGAAGGCGTCTTCGCCGATGCCTCCGGCGAGAAGGTAAACGCACGCAATGTTATTTTCATCGCCACCTCAAACGCCGGGAGTGATGATATTTTCAAAATTGTCGAGAGCGGCGGCAACTTGGCCGAGCATAAAGAGGAGCTGACCAACGCGCTTGTCGCGAACGGGACGCTCAAGCCGGAACTCATGAATCGCTTCGACGGCACGATATTCTTCGAACCATTGTCGAAGGAGAATATCACTAAGATCGCCGAGATGCTCCTCAAGAAATTGCAGGCGCGCCTGCGCGAGAAGGGAATTGATTTCGTTATTAATCAGGCTGTATTGGATAGCGTTGTGTTAATAGGCTACGACCCCAAGTTTGGCGCCCGCCCGATGAACCGCGCTATTCAAGATAAGGTAGAGGGCCTGATTGCCCGCAAAATAATCGCCGGCGAACTGCCTGCTGGGTCAAAGATAGAGCTCACCGCAACCGACCTAGCGTAA
- the serS gene encoding serine--tRNA ligase, whose product MLDIKFIRENADLIKEAARKKRVKLDLEKLITADDKRLALLREVEGMREKQNATSTLVAGATDGGVREGLIAEMKVLKETLQKKEEELREIMKEWHTLMLEVPNVPDISVPEGESDEQNVETKVWGEKTKFEFTPKSHIEIMEKLDMLDIDRGVKIAGFRGYVLKNAGVNLSLAIWQLALKFFSEKGFSPMIIPSLVKREALLGTGFLPQGEEDLYKTQDGNFLAGTAEVGTMGYFMNEVIDLSKPKKCISFSPCFRREAGSHSKDVKGLIRVHEFYKWEQVILCEANHEASVRYHEELNRNTEEFIELLGIPYHTVVNCGGDLGLGQVKKYDVELWVPMEQKYREISSASYFHDFQTRRLNIKYRDQEGKLKYAHSLNCTAIPTPRILVSLVENYQQADGSINIPEVLRKYTGFDTIK is encoded by the coding sequence ATGTTAGACATTAAATTTATCCGCGAAAATGCGGACTTGATAAAGGAGGCGGCGCGGAAGAAACGCGTCAAATTGGATCTTGAGAAATTAATCACTGCCGACGATAAACGGCTTGCTTTGCTCCGCGAAGTCGAGGGTATGCGCGAGAAGCAGAATGCCACGTCCACCTTGGTGGCAGGGGCGACTGACGGTGGAGTCCGCGAAGGGCTTATTGCAGAAATGAAGGTACTCAAAGAAACTCTTCAGAAAAAGGAAGAAGAGTTGCGCGAAATAATGAAAGAATGGCACACGTTGATGCTAGAAGTACCGAACGTGCCGGATATCTCCGTACCGGAGGGCGAGAGCGACGAGCAGAATGTGGAGACGAAGGTCTGGGGAGAAAAGACCAAATTCGAATTCACGCCTAAAAGCCACATCGAGATAATGGAGAAGTTGGATATGCTCGACATCGACCGCGGGGTGAAGATCGCGGGCTTCCGCGGGTATGTGCTCAAGAATGCCGGAGTCAATCTGTCGCTGGCAATCTGGCAGTTGGCACTTAAATTCTTCAGCGAAAAAGGTTTCTCGCCGATGATAATCCCGTCACTCGTTAAGCGCGAAGCATTGCTCGGTACAGGATTTCTCCCGCAAGGAGAAGAGGATTTGTACAAGACGCAGGACGGCAACTTCCTTGCCGGCACGGCAGAGGTGGGCACGATGGGATATTTCATGAATGAAGTCATCGACCTTTCCAAACCCAAGAAATGCATATCATTCTCGCCATGCTTTCGTAGGGAAGCGGGGAGTCATAGTAAGGACGTGAAGGGTCTCATTCGCGTGCATGAATTTTATAAATGGGAGCAAGTGATTCTCTGTGAGGCGAATCATGAAGCGTCGGTCAGGTATCATGAAGAATTGAACAGAAATACGGAAGAGTTTATCGAGCTTCTCGGTATTCCGTATCACACAGTAGTTAACTGTGGTGGTGACCTCGGCCTCGGCCAAGTTAAAAAATATGACGTCGAGCTCTGGGTCCCGATGGAGCAGAAATATCGCGAGATAAGCTCCGCGTCATACTTCCACGATTTCCAGACCAGACGGTTGAATATCAAATACCGCGACCAAGAAGGCAAACTTAAATACGCGCATTCATTGAACTGCACGGCCATCCCGACTCCGCGCATATTGGTCTCGCTTGTGGAGAACTATCAGCAAGCCGACGGCAGTATCAACATTCCGGAAGTTTTACGAAAGTACACCGGATTTGATACAATCAAGTAA
- a CDS encoding glucose 1-dehydrogenase, producing MKLRNKVALITGSSRGIGKATAIVFAKEGSSIVVNYVKNKSAADEVVAEIRGLGVGAIAIQADVASEDDVKRMISETTQHFGAIDILVNNAGIVWDIPIFTKTVEQWERVLRVNLIGTFLCAKYAVPHMKNRVGASILNISSTNGIDSLSPDSADYDTSKAGVISLTKNMSQALAPQIRVNSIAPGWVDTEINKDLPQELVKSETEKIALGRWGRPEEIANAALFLCSDDASFITGATLVVDGGYQ from the coding sequence ATGAAATTAAGAAACAAAGTAGCACTTATTACGGGTTCAAGCAGAGGAATCGGCAAGGCAACAGCTATAGTTTTTGCCAAAGAAGGTTCCAGTATCGTGGTGAACTATGTAAAAAACAAATCAGCTGCCGATGAAGTGGTGGCAGAGATACGAGGTTTGGGCGTAGGTGCTATTGCAATCCAGGCGGACGTGGCGAGCGAAGACGATGTGAAAAGAATGATTAGCGAAACGACACAGCACTTCGGGGCAATTGATATTTTGGTTAATAATGCTGGTATCGTTTGGGATATTCCCATATTTACAAAAACTGTTGAACAATGGGAACGAGTCCTCCGCGTCAATTTGATAGGAACTTTTCTTTGTGCTAAATATGCCGTGCCACATATGAAAAATAGGGTTGGTGCGTCGATCCTTAATATTTCTTCAACAAACGGCATTGATTCATTAAGTCCGGATTCGGCAGACTACGATACCTCAAAAGCAGGAGTCATTAGTCTGACGAAGAACATGTCTCAAGCTCTAGCCCCTCAAATCAGGGTAAACTCAATAGCTCCAGGCTGGGTTGATACAGAAATAAACAAGGACTTGCCACAAGAGCTTGTTAAAAGCGAAACAGAGAAGATTGCCTTGGGTAGATGGGGTCGGCCGGAAGAGATAGCAAATGCGGCCCTATTCCTCTGCTCAGATGACGCAAGTTTCATCACGGGTGCAACTCTCGTGGTAGATGGCGGATATCAGTAA
- the cas2 gene encoding CRISPR-associated endonuclease Cas2: MAIKYTYKGAPEIILTLLDQSKDWDTREFLTMAVNELQPLIVRKKYTAKHYASLSVERLCSQGLVIKTVRGKKEFYMITKMGERKLRDTQRKKIKITKTVWDGKWRMVIFDIKETKRKKRNLLRRELKAQGFERLQQSVWIYPYECYDYVALLKTSFASNAEILYAIVEKLENDEWLLKKFGLKGK; the protein is encoded by the coding sequence ATGGCGATTAAATACACCTACAAGGGTGCTCCGGAAATTATTCTGACACTTCTCGACCAATCAAAAGACTGGGATACTCGAGAATTCCTGACCATGGCAGTCAATGAGCTACAGCCACTCATTGTTAGAAAAAAATACACCGCAAAACATTATGCCTCCCTTTCGGTAGAACGACTCTGCTCGCAGGGACTCGTCATCAAAACAGTCCGAGGCAAGAAGGAATTCTACATGATTACCAAAATGGGTGAACGTAAGCTCAGAGACACACAAAGAAAGAAGATAAAAATTACGAAGACAGTATGGGACGGTAAATGGCGAATGGTAATTTTTGATATCAAGGAGACAAAACGAAAAAAACGAAATCTTTTGCGCAGAGAGCTTAAGGCCCAGGGTTTCGAGAGACTTCAGCAAAGCGTCTGGATATATCCTTATGAATGTTACGACTACGTTGCACTGCTTAAAACATCGTTCGCGAGCAACGCAGAGATTCTGTATGCAATCGTCGAGAAGCTTGAGAATGACGAATGGCTACTTAAAAAGTTCGGGCTGAAAGGAAAATAA